From Rutidosis leptorrhynchoides isolate AG116_Rl617_1_P2 chromosome 3, CSIRO_AGI_Rlap_v1, whole genome shotgun sequence, a single genomic window includes:
- the LOC139896577 gene encoding uncharacterized protein has protein sequence MSSSSMAAKSHWKKAANITKALFFNRFNNSKCKTAAKLAVARIKLLRNKRQVVIRQMRRDIALLLQSGQDATARIRVEHVMREQNILAANEFVELFCELIVQRLSIIAKQRDCPADLKEGISSLIFAAPRCSEIPELVALRDIFEKKYGKDFVGAATDLRPDCGVNRMLIDKLSVRTPAGEVKLKVLKEIAKEYQIDWDTTESETELLKQPEKPIDGPQTFVSASTMPIKSTSEQVVQPNNSQSRRYSGNGQNGQNVMHFDNTKSAAEAAAESAKMAIAAAEAAAYLANKESNQSTTQSHEYINDSKYDDIRQGSEKSRGSSNGQRRYSYNASGVKFDESDCDDEQPEIDYDKMCQEDDRPARRHTYSAPPRVPSVKFDESESDYDEEIEMDREHDRFSEINRGPPKRAAPPAPSGKQGQRVHPKLPDYDTLAARFEALKQNK, from the exons ATGAGCAGCAGCAGTATGGCAGCTAAAAGCCATTGGAAGAAAGCAGCTAACATCACAAAAGCACTCTTCTTCAATCGCTTCAACAATTCCAAATG TAAAACAGCTGCTAAGCTAGCGGTAGCTCGGATAAAGCTCTTGAGGAATAAAAGACAGGTGGTCATCAGACAAATGAGGCGTGATATTGCTTTGTTACTTCAGTCTGGTCAAGATGCTACCGCTCGAATTAGG GTTGAGCATGTGATGAGGGAGCAGAATATTCTTGCTGCTAACGAGTTTGTTGAGCTTTTTTGTGAATTGATCGTGCAAAGACTTTCAATCATAGCAAAACAAAG GGACTGCCCTGCAGATCTGAAAGAAGGGATATCGAGTTTAATCTTTGCCGCCCCTAGATGTTCTGAAATTCCAGAATTAGTTGCACTTAGAGATATCTTCGAGAAAAAATATGGCAAAGATTTTGTCGGTGCAGCTACTGATCTACGACCTGACTGCGGCGTAAATCGAATG CTTATTGACAAGCTCTCTGTTAGAACCCCTGCTGGAGAAGTGAAGTTGAAGGTCTTAAAGGAAATAGCGAAAGAATATCAAATTGATTGGGACACAACAGAATCTGAAACCGAACTTCTCAAACAACCTGAAAAGCCTATT GACGGACCACAGACCTTTGTGAGTGCTTCTACCATGCCGATTAAGTCTACGAGTGAGCAAGTTGTTCAGCCAAACAACTCACAATCGCGCAG ATACTCAGGTAATGGTCAAAATGGTCAAAATGTAATGCATTTTGACAACACAAAATCAGCTGCTGAAGCTGCTGCTGAGTCAGCAAAAATGGCAATTGCTGCTGCAGAAGCTGCTGCATACTTGGCGAACAAAGAGTCAAACCAGTCAACAACTCAATCACATGAATACATAAATGATTCAAAATATGATGACATCAGACAGGGTTCTGAAAAGTCTCGTGGTTCATCAAACGGTCAAAGGAGATACAGCTATAACGCATCTGGGGTTAAGTTTGATGAGTCGGATTGTGATGATGAGCAACCTGAAATCGATTACGACAAGATGTGTCAAGAAGATGATAGACCTGCACGAAGACACACCTACAGTGCACCACCTCGAGTTCCGTCTGTTAAGTTTGATGAATCAGAGTCTGATTATGATGAGGAAATTGAGATGGATCGTGAACATGATCGTTTTAGTGAAATCAACCGGGGTCCACCAAAGCGGGCTGCACCACCTGCACCTTCTGGGAAACAGGGTCAGCGAGTTCATCCTAAACTGCCAGATTATGATACACTCGCTGCTCGTTTTGAAGCGCTCAAGCAAAACAAATAA